The following are encoded in a window of Physeter macrocephalus isolate SW-GA chromosome 9, ASM283717v5, whole genome shotgun sequence genomic DNA:
- the DNAJA1 gene encoding dnaJ homolog subfamily A member 1, with the protein MVKETTYYDVLGVKPNATQEELKKAYRKLALKYHPDKNPNEGEKFKQISQAYEVLSDAKKRELYDKGGEQAIKEGGAGGGFGSPMDIFDMFFGGGGRMQRERRGKNVVHQLTVTLEDLYNGATRKLALQKNVICDKCEGRGGKKGAVECCPNCRGTGMQIRIHQIGPGMVQQIQSVCMECQGHGERISPKDRCKSCNGRKIVREKKILEVHIDKGMKDGQKITFHGEGDQEPGLEPGDIIIVLDQKDHAVFTRRGEDLFMCMDIQLVEALCGFQKPISTLDNRTIVITSHPGQIVKHGDIKCVLNEGMPIYRRPYEKGRLIIEFKVNFPENGFLSPDKLSLLEKLLPERKEVEETDEMDQVELVDFDPNQERRRHYNGEAYEDDEHHPRGGVQCQTS; encoded by the exons ATGGTGAAAGAAACCACTTATTATGATGTTTTGGGGGTCAAACCCAATGCCACCCAAGAAGAATTGAAAAAGGCTTACAGGAAACTGGCTTTGAAGTACCACCCTGATAAGAATCCAAATGAAGGAGAGAAG TTTAAACAGATTTCTCAAGCTTACGAAGTGCTCTCTGATGCAAAGAAAAGGGAattatatgacaaaggaggagagCAGGCAATTAAAGAAGGTGGAGCAGGTGGCGGTTTTGGCTCCCCCATGGACATCTTTGATATGTTTTTTGGAGGAGGAGGCAGGAtgcagagggaaaggagag GTAAAAATGTTGTGCATCAACTCACAGTAACCTTAGAAGATTTATATAATGGTGCAACAAGAAAACTAGCTCTGCAAAAGAATGTGATTTGTGACAAATGTGAAG GCCGGGGTGGTAAGAAAGGAGCAGTAGAGTGCTGTCCCAATTGCCGAGGTACTGGAATGCAAATAAGAATTCATCAGATAGGACCTGGAATGGTTCAGCAAATTCAGTCTGTCTGCATGGAGTGCCAGGGCCATGGGGAGCGGATCAGTCCTAAAGATAGATGTAAAAGCTGCAATGGAAGAAAGATAGTTCGAGAGAAGAAAATTCTAGAAGTTCATATTGACAAAG GCATGAAAGATGGCCAGAAGATAACATTCCATGGTGAAGGAGACCAAGAACCAGGACTGGAGCCAGGAGATATTATCATCGTTTTAGATCAGAAGGACCATGCTGTTTTTACCCG ACGAGGAGAAGACCTTTTCATGTGTATGGACATACAGCTGGTTGAGGCATTGTGTGGCTTCCAAAAGCCAATATCTACTCTTGACAACCGAACCATAGTCATCACTTCTCATCCAG GTCAGATTGTCAAGCATGGAGATATCAAGTGTGTGCTAAATGAAGGCATGCCAATTTATCGTAGACCATATGAAAAGGGTCGCCTAATCATTGAATTTAAG GTAAATTTTCCTGAGAATGGCTTTCTCTCCCCGGATAAACTCTCTTTGCTGGAAAAACTCCTACCTGAGAGGAAGGAAGTAGAAGAGACTGATGAAATGGACCAGGTAGAACTAGTGGACTTTGATCCAAATCAGGAAAGACGGCGCCATTACAATGGAGAAGCATATGAGGATGATGAGCATCATCCTCGGGGTGGTGTTCAGTGTCAGACCTCCTAA